The Crocosphaera subtropica ATCC 51142 genome includes a window with the following:
- a CDS encoding cation:proton antiporter, translating to MSLEASAADVAIKENLEQFLVVLSVSLSVATISRIFSWFRQIPYTLLLVIVGLGLAFVDVRLVNLSPELILEIFLPPLLFEAAWNIRWRELKENWIPVVLFAVIGVIISVLGIALALSQLTHLALPIALLVGASLSATDPVSVVALFRELGASKKLTVLMEGESLFNDGVAVVAFLLLVGIPLGTEVFSVTDTVVSFFKFVGIGIGLGCLVGFGISYLTQRFDLPLVEQSLTLVSAYGTYLITEELGGSGVISVVTVGIILGNFGSRIGMNPRTRLLVSEFWEFLAFFVNSIVFLLIGDQIQFDSLSDNLDLIAIAILAVLVTRFIGIYGLANLSNVLTKVDISLPEQTVLWWGGLRGSVSIALALSVPVSLSGRQDIIDTVFGVVLFTLLIQGLSTQWVLKKLDLVGDQPLRQEYSELLARKIALGRVIDHFQTLDESPSINSEFYRYEKELVTGQLKSIEEKIADFQQKYPQLESIAMQQLKQTLLDIEADTYAELIRNGKLGKNLSPIVLEILTESSEH from the coding sequence ATGAGTCTAGAAGCTAGTGCTGCTGATGTAGCTATTAAAGAAAATTTAGAACAATTTTTAGTCGTTTTATCGGTTTCTTTGAGTGTCGCCACAATTTCTCGAATTTTTTCTTGGTTCCGACAAATTCCTTACACCCTTTTACTGGTAATTGTTGGCTTAGGATTAGCATTTGTGGATGTTCGTTTGGTTAATCTTTCTCCTGAATTAATCTTAGAAATTTTCTTACCCCCTTTATTGTTTGAAGCTGCTTGGAACATTCGCTGGCGAGAGTTAAAAGAAAATTGGATTCCTGTTGTCTTATTTGCGGTTATTGGGGTTATTATTTCGGTTCTTGGTATTGCTTTGGCGTTGAGTCAATTAACCCATTTAGCTTTACCCATTGCTTTATTAGTGGGGGCAAGTTTATCGGCCACTGATCCGGTTTCTGTGGTAGCTTTATTCCGAGAATTAGGGGCAAGTAAAAAGTTAACCGTATTGATGGAAGGGGAGAGTTTATTTAATGATGGGGTGGCGGTTGTTGCTTTCTTATTATTGGTGGGAATACCGTTAGGAACCGAAGTATTTTCTGTGACGGATACGGTAGTTAGTTTTTTTAAGTTTGTTGGCATCGGTATCGGTTTGGGCTGTTTAGTAGGCTTTGGTATTTCCTATTTAACCCAACGGTTTGATCTGCCTTTAGTTGAACAATCTTTAACCTTAGTGTCTGCCTATGGGACTTATTTAATCACGGAAGAATTAGGGGGGTCTGGGGTTATTTCTGTGGTAACGGTTGGTATTATTTTAGGTAACTTTGGTTCTCGCATTGGCATGAATCCCAGAACGAGATTATTAGTGTCTGAATTTTGGGAATTCTTAGCATTTTTTGTTAATTCTATTGTCTTTTTATTAATTGGGGATCAAATTCAGTTTGATAGTTTAAGTGATAATTTAGACCTAATTGCGATTGCTATTCTTGCGGTTTTAGTAACTCGCTTTATTGGTATTTATGGATTGGCAAATTTGAGTAATGTTCTGACAAAAGTTGATATTAGTTTACCCGAACAAACAGTACTTTGGTGGGGAGGGTTAAGAGGTTCGGTTTCCATTGCCTTGGCGTTAAGTGTTCCTGTATCTTTAAGTGGAAGACAAGATATTATTGATACGGTGTTTGGTGTGGTTTTATTTACCCTATTAATTCAAGGATTAAGTACACAATGGGTACTGAAAAAATTAGATTTAGTAGGAGATCAACCCTTACGTCAGGAATATTCAGAATTATTAGCAAGAAAAATTGCATTAGGACGAGTGATTGACCATTTTCAAACGTTAGACGAATCTCCAAGTATTAACTCAGAATTTTATCGCTATGAAAAAGAATTAGTCACAGGACAATTAAAATCGATCGAAGAAAAAATAGCTGATTTTCAACAAAAATATCCTCAGTTAGAATCCATTGCTATGCAACAACTCAAACAAACATTATTAGACATCGAAGCGGATACTTATGCTGAGTTAATTCGTAATGGAAAATTAGGTAAAAATCTCTCTCCTATTGTGTTAGAAATTTTAACTGAAAGTAGTGAACATTAA
- a CDS encoding phytochelatin synthase family protein, producing MKLKKLIAKLLLLGVGFVPSQLLAQTSLPLAENLINFNSSQGETLLVESKARQDYIPLSLQFETQENLAFCGVASIVMVLNALSIPAPKATEWVMYHRFTQDNVFDNPKTESIITKETVSRQGMTLQELAGLLKSYPVEVEVYHGNEVSLPEFRQRIINNLKQENNFVLVNYLRSTIGQERGGHISPIAAYNEQSDRFLILDVSRYKYPPVWVKAEDLWKATNTIDSVSKKTRGFVLINTELD from the coding sequence ATGAAACTTAAAAAGCTAATTGCAAAACTTTTATTGTTGGGAGTTGGTTTTGTTCCTAGTCAACTCCTGGCCCAAACTAGTTTACCCCTGGCTGAAAATTTGATTAATTTTAATTCTTCTCAAGGGGAAACCTTATTAGTAGAAAGTAAAGCTCGTCAAGATTATATTCCCTTAAGTCTTCAATTTGAAACCCAAGAAAACTTAGCGTTTTGTGGGGTAGCAAGTATAGTTATGGTATTAAATGCTTTGTCTATACCTGCACCAAAAGCGACAGAATGGGTGATGTATCATCGCTTTACTCAAGATAATGTTTTTGATAATCCAAAAACAGAAAGTATTATTACAAAAGAAACCGTTTCTCGACAAGGAATGACCTTACAAGAATTAGCAGGTTTATTGAAAAGTTATCCCGTTGAGGTTGAGGTTTATCATGGAAATGAAGTCAGTCTACCAGAGTTTCGCCAACGGATTATTAATAATTTAAAACAAGAAAATAATTTTGTTTTAGTTAACTATTTACGGTCTACCATTGGACAAGAAAGAGGGGGTCATATTTCCCCCATTGCAGCCTATAATGAACAAAGCGATCGCTTTTTAATTTTAGATGTTTCTCGTTACAAATATCCCCCCGTTTGGGTGAAAGCGGAAGACCTTTGGAAAGCTACCAACACCATTGATTCTGTTTCTAAGAAAACGAGGGGATTTGTATTAATTAATACTGAATTAGATTAA
- a CDS encoding M20 metallopeptidase family protein yields MISTFPQANSLNYSQIRLKIRNFQAQLVEWRRYLHQRPELGFQEEITATFIAQKLTEMGIPHETGIAKTGIVATIDSSYPGPILAIRADMDALPIHEENEVPYRSLHEGTMHACGHDGHTTIALGTASYLWQHRQDFKGTVKIIFQPAEESPGGAKPMIEAGVLKNPDVDGIIGLHLWNNLPLGTVGVRSGPLMAAVECFRLNIFGKGGHGAMPHQTIDSVVVSAQIVNALQSIVSRNVNPIDSAVVTIGELHAGTALNVIADTARMSGTVRYFNPEFEGYFGQRIEEIVKGICQGYGADYELDYWRLYPPVINNETMAELVKSVALEVVETPAGIAPTCQTMGGEDMSFFLEEVPGCYFFLGSANAEKGLNYPHHHPRFDFDETVLPLGVEMFVRCVEKFCN; encoded by the coding sequence ATGATTTCTACCTTTCCTCAAGCAAATTCCCTTAATTATTCGCAAATTCGCCTAAAAATTCGTAATTTTCAAGCTCAATTAGTGGAATGGCGACGTTATCTACATCAACGTCCAGAGTTAGGGTTTCAAGAGGAAATTACTGCCACCTTTATCGCTCAAAAGTTAACAGAAATGGGCATTCCCCATGAAACAGGAATTGCCAAAACGGGAATTGTTGCAACCATTGACAGTTCCTATCCCGGACCGATATTAGCCATTCGTGCAGATATGGATGCTTTACCTATCCATGAAGAAAACGAAGTCCCCTATCGTTCCCTCCACGAAGGAACCATGCACGCTTGTGGACACGATGGCCATACCACCATTGCTTTAGGAACTGCTTCTTATTTATGGCAACATCGTCAAGACTTTAAAGGAACGGTCAAAATCATTTTTCAACCGGCTGAAGAAAGTCCGGGAGGGGCTAAACCCATGATAGAAGCAGGAGTGTTAAAAAATCCTGACGTAGATGGGATTATTGGCTTACATTTATGGAACAATCTCCCATTAGGCACTGTTGGAGTCCGTAGTGGTCCCTTGATGGCTGCTGTCGAGTGTTTTCGCCTCAATATCTTTGGAAAAGGGGGTCATGGGGCCATGCCTCATCAAACCATTGATTCTGTGGTAGTTAGCGCACAGATTGTTAATGCTTTACAATCGATTGTTTCTCGAAATGTGAATCCTATTGATTCTGCGGTGGTAACCATCGGAGAATTACACGCCGGAACTGCGTTAAATGTGATTGCAGATACGGCCAGAATGAGTGGAACGGTGCGTTATTTTAATCCTGAGTTTGAGGGGTATTTTGGTCAACGAATTGAGGAGATTGTTAAAGGAATTTGTCAAGGATATGGAGCAGACTATGAGTTAGATTATTGGCGGTTATATCCTCCCGTTATTAATAACGAAACTATGGCAGAGTTGGTGAAATCAGTGGCATTAGAAGTGGTAGAAACTCCTGCTGGAATTGCCCCGACTTGTCAAACTATGGGAGGGGAAGATATGTCTTTCTTTTTAGAAGAAGTGCCAGGGTGTTACTTCTTTTTAGGGTCAGCTAATGCAGAAAAAGGCTTAAATTATCCTCATCATCATCCTCGCTTTGATTTTGATGAAACTGTGTTACCGTTGGGGGTGGAAATGTTTGTCCGTTGTGTGGAAAAATTTTGTAATTAA
- a CDS encoding helix-turn-helix domain-containing protein: protein MSYTISESCPSCNSCQIDCPTDAIQTENGEYWIDQERCNNCEGYYQEPQCIVQCPISSPTPTQAKKGRYKNVARIGTSPELFINGKNTPFASSMIIWEACTVLTRASALLWEKDAEGNLYYERSVKQGQGTIIFRLNDILDAQFSESVDYLSDPAKLETIDIRAACLHLLFAAYATILEKPWEEKFVISDQQIEHYLGLDKRKDISKASKLSLIKLLIQQSCQLLATIHWPQQGKVKEFTVPENPIWNLLDIQHHFQEDDLGCQHLIGLTFTLQPGLWAKYFLNKQGYSKRVAFYQYGSLPQFVLSSVMSIWQQHPGAVRIMIWLLFKSKMGRKQCITVPTLMRVAYGQQKIAQADIQREQRKRLLRTFESDLEVLNHYGLKPVFDPISYPETIQPLWVKLEQLPEDAEEALDFWINDGSQENRLTDSGPRGKWNWLMKARILNFELPQEWEEQLIKFEQKKQRKNSRKSRSKKTPELSAKQILDARKRKGLSQRALAKQIGKSQSWIRDLENGRFCAKPGDREILQSVLEL, encoded by the coding sequence ATGTCTTATACAATTTCTGAGAGTTGCCCTAGTTGTAATAGTTGCCAAATTGACTGTCCAACCGATGCCATTCAAACAGAAAATGGTGAATATTGGATCGATCAAGAAAGATGTAATAATTGTGAAGGTTATTATCAAGAACCTCAGTGTATTGTTCAATGTCCTATTAGTAGTCCCACTCCAACACAAGCGAAAAAAGGACGCTATAAAAATGTAGCGAGAATTGGCACATCCCCCGAACTATTTATTAATGGAAAAAACACCCCTTTTGCTTCATCTATGATCATCTGGGAAGCTTGTACCGTGTTAACTAGGGCTTCAGCACTCCTTTGGGAAAAAGATGCCGAAGGAAACCTTTATTATGAACGGTCAGTCAAACAAGGACAAGGAACCATTATCTTCCGATTAAATGATATTCTAGACGCACAATTTTCTGAATCAGTCGATTATTTATCCGATCCTGCTAAACTAGAAACTATTGATATTAGAGCAGCTTGCTTACATCTTTTATTTGCTGCCTATGCAACGATATTAGAAAAGCCTTGGGAAGAAAAATTTGTTATTAGTGATCAACAAATTGAACACTATTTAGGACTCGATAAACGAAAAGATATTAGTAAAGCTTCAAAATTAAGCCTCATTAAATTATTAATACAACAAAGCTGTCAATTATTAGCAACCATCCACTGGCCCCAACAAGGAAAAGTAAAAGAATTTACCGTACCCGAAAATCCCATTTGGAACTTATTAGATATACAACATCACTTTCAAGAAGATGATTTAGGCTGTCAACATTTAATCGGTTTAACCTTTACCTTACAACCAGGATTATGGGCAAAATACTTTCTCAATAAACAAGGTTATAGTAAAAGAGTTGCTTTCTATCAATATGGTTCCTTGCCTCAGTTTGTATTGAGTAGTGTCATGAGTATTTGGCAACAACATCCAGGGGCGGTGAGAATCATGATATGGTTATTATTTAAAAGTAAGATGGGACGCAAACAATGTATTACCGTTCCCACCTTAATGCGAGTAGCCTATGGTCAGCAAAAGATTGCCCAAGCCGATATTCAACGAGAGCAACGAAAACGGCTTTTACGCACCTTTGAAAGTGATTTAGAAGTGTTAAATCATTACGGATTAAAACCCGTATTTGACCCCATTTCTTACCCAGAAACCATACAACCTCTGTGGGTTAAATTAGAACAACTCCCTGAAGATGCAGAAGAAGCTTTAGACTTTTGGATTAATGATGGTTCCCAAGAAAATCGTTTAACCGACTCAGGACCCAGAGGAAAATGGAATTGGTTGATGAAAGCAAGAATTCTTAACTTTGAACTTCCTCAAGAATGGGAAGAACAATTAATTAAATTTGAACAGAAAAAACAACGGAAAAATAGTCGAAAAAGTCGCAGCAAAAAAACCCCAGAATTGTCCGCCAAGCAAATTTTAGACGCAAGAAAACGCAAAGGATTAAGTCAAAGGGCCCTCGCCAAACAAATTGGAAAAAGTCAAAGCTGGATTCGGGATCTCGAAAATGGTCGTTTTTGTGCTAAACCAGGAGATCGCGAAATACTCCAAAGTGTTCTAGAATTATGA